The Rhodothermales bacterium genome includes the window CTGCAGTCGCACAAGGCCCTTCTGGCCGATGTCGCGCCTGAACTGCTGCCCATCAAAACGAATGTGTTCGATCCCGGCATAGCAGCGGGCCAGCGCCTCCGCCAGGTCGTCTCCACGGGCAGCAACGGCCATCACGCGGCCTCCGCTGGTCTCCAATCCTCGTTTGCCCACGCGTGTACCCGCATGAAATACCTGCACCCCCGATACCGTCGAGGCCTCAGCAACACCCGTAATTCCGCAGCCCTTGGCGTATGCGCCGGGGTATCCGTCCGAGGCGAGTACCACGCATGCCGCTGCCCCATCGTATAGCTCAACACTCGTCTCCGCCAGTCGCCCGGTTGCGCAGGCGTGGAAGAGCCCGGCGGCGTCGCTCGCAAGCAGCATCATCACCGCCTGGGTCTCGGGGTCCCCAAGTCGGCAGTTGTACTCCACCACCTTCGGGCCTTCGGGGGTAATCATGAGGCCCACGTACAACACTCCCGTGTACGGATGTCCTTCCGCCGCCATGCCACGCAGCGTAGGCTCGATGATCGTCTCACAAGTCTCCCTGATCAACCCCTCCGTCATGACGGGTGCCGGCGCGTAGGCTCCCATACCGCCTGTATTGGGTCCCGTGTCACCCTCCCCAATGCGCTTGTGATCCTGGGCCGGCGACAGCAGCACGTAGTTCTTTCCGTCACAGAGGGCGAACACACTCGCCTCCTCCCCGGTCATGAACTCCTCGACGACCACCTCGTCCGCGGCATCGCCGAACTGCCGGTCCTGCATCATGGCGCTCAGTGCACTCTCGGCCTCCTCCAGTGTGGCGCAAACCACCGCCCCCTTGCCGGCGGCCAGTCCACTCGCCTTGACGACAATGGGCGCGCCCTGCTCCCTGATATGCGCCAGCGCCAGGTTGTAGTCCGTGAACGTGCGGTGACCCGCCGTGGGGATGCCGTAGCGATCCATGAACGCCTTGGCAAAGGCCTTGCTGCCCTCCAACCGCGCGGCTCCGGCCTTTGGGCCCATCGATGGAATTCCGAGCTCCGAGAGGCGGTCGACGAGGCCGGCCACCAACGGCACCTCCGGCCCGACGACACACAGTTCGATGGACTGCTCCTTCGCAAATGCTACCAGCCCATCCAGGTCATCGGCCGCAATGGGCACGTTGCGCGCAATCACGCCTGTCCCCGGATTGCCGGGAGCCACGAATACGTCGTGGGCGGATTCGTCCCGCGTGAGGGCCCACGTGATGGCGTGTTCTCGCCCCCCGCTGCCAACGACCAGAATTCTCATCGATTGCGCCTGTAGTGAACTGGAGTCTGGCCTAAAATATCGCGCCTGAGCCCGCCCTACCCACGCCCGTTGCGCCGACATTTCATTCTACTCGCAGGTTTCGCCATTCTTGCCTCAGGCGCCCGTGCGCAGGACTTCGAGTGGTATCCCGTTTTCAAACCCTCATACTTCTGGTCAGAAAGCGCAGGTCCGGGAGTTGGATTTGGACTGAACGGACGGCACCTGTTCTCGATGGGCGATGCGGTCCGGCTGCGCTCCCGCGCCCAGTGGTTTCGCCAATCGGTTGATCTAGGCTGGGCATCCGATTCGCCCGGTGAAGGATTTGACGGCTGGATGATCTCCGCCCGGACCTATCGCAACCTGCATGAGAGTTTCTATGGTCTGGGGCCCTCTTCCCGCAAGCGGTCGGAACGGTACGCAGACCACCGACTGATCCAGACCCAGATTCGGCGCTCGATTCAGCTTCCCGGCTCAGCCTGGGCCCAAATCTGGGTCGAGCAGCGCCTGGACATCGTGCGCGGACATGAGCCCGTCGGTGACAGTGCGCCACCGAGCCCCCATCTCGACCTGCTCACCGAGCAAGGCGAGTATGGGCTCTGGACCGTCGGTCTCGACGTAGGGCTGACCAGCCGATGGGCGGGTCTACAGTTCCATCTGCGCAGCACCTCGGGAGACGCTTCCCATGAATTGTTCGGCGTGGTCGTCGACCGCACGTGGCGGCTTGGCTCGGATCGCTTTCTCACGGCGCGTTTCATGCTGGACCGCACGCTGGAGTCCTCGCGCGATGTGCCCTATTTCCTGCTTCCGAGGCTGGATGACCGATTGGCACCAGGCTGGGATCGCAATCGGTTCTACGGCAACGACCGCGTCGTGATGGGACTGGTGTTCGTACAGCCGATTTTTCGAGTACTCAAGAGCCATCGGTACGAAGGGCTGGTCCATCTGGGCCTGTCCCAGGTGTATGACGATGTGGCCGAAGATTTCGACCTGCGGGTAGCCTTGGGACCCCATCGCGACGGGTTGGCAAGTGGCGCGGTGCCGCTTGAGCCAACGCTCGGAATCGGCTCCCGATTTGTCGCGTTGCGCGGTGGAAATGTGATTGCATCGGCCATGTTGGGCTTCTCCGCGGAAGGACTTCAGGCAACCACCTTCCGGGTCACGCATCGTCTGTCGGCCTGGCGCCCGTCGGTGCGGTGACGGGGCTTGTGGCGGTCCTCGTCCTTCCGGTCGCGGTGCACCTGGCGGTCGGCCTTCTGCTGGTGTGGCAGCTGCGGCAGCCTGCTCCGCGGGTCGGAGGTGAAGAGCACCATCGTAAAGCTGCCCCCGGACCTGTACCTATCGATAGCGGACCCCACAACCTCCCGGCCGCCTGCTGCCTGGTCGCCGCCCGCGACGAGTCGGCAAACATCGATGCGTGCCTGGCAGCACTAACGGCGCAGTCGGTCCCGCTGGACATTGTTGTGATCGACGACCACTCGAGCGACGACACGGCAACGAAAGTCGCGGCTTGGTCACGTCACTTTCCGGACCGGGTCAGATTGATTTCGGGCGGTCCGGGCAAGGTGGCTGCCCTCCAGGCAGGCTTTGAGCAGAGTGAGGCAGCGTGCGTGTTGACTACAGACGCGGACTGCCGACCTCCACAGGGCTGGGCCCAGGGGCTGCTTGATCACCTGCCTGCATTCGACACAGTCGGCGGCACGACCATGGTCCGGGCAGGCGCTCCGATCGAGCAGCTCGACTGGGCCATTCTGCTGGGCACAGCCGCCGCCAGCAGCGAGTTGGGGAAGCCGCTGACCGCAATGGGCAACAACATGGCCTTCCGTCGGCGGGCGCTCCAGGCAGCCGGCGGATTCGATGCGGCCGGGGACTCCGTGACAGAGGATTATGCCCTGTTCCGGCTGCTTGCCCGGCGCGGCCCGGTCGGCCTGGTGATGACCCCCGAAACGCTGAACTGGACCGAACCGGTAGGCTCACTAGCCGCCCTGTTTCGGCAGCGGCGGCGCTGGGCTCTGGGAGCCACCGAGTCGCTGTCGGGGCAAAACGCCGCCGTACTGCTCGGCACGTTCATCGCGTATCTCGCGCCCTGGCTGCTGCTTGCCCTCGCGCCGGCAGTCGCACTCGCGTGCTTTGTGCTGCGCTGGATGGTTCAGGCCGCTCTGGCCGGCGCTGTCGCAGACCGCCTGAAGATCCGGCTGCCCCTGGCCTGGGTCCCGGCACACGACCTGCTGATTTCGCTGTACACGGTCGCCATCCCGTTCACGCTTGCCAGCCGCAGGACCCGTTGGAAGGGTCGCACCAGGTACCAGGGGTCCTGACTACCTCTCCGGAGCCGAACCCCGATCGTACCAGGGATTCTCCGCAGGCGAGTCCACGCCCATGTAGATGCGAGAGTACGTGACGTAATTCGACGCGAACGCCGCAACCCGATCCACCTCCTCATCCGTCAACTCGCGAACCACGCGGGCGGGCGCGCCGAGCACAAGGGATCGCGGTGGAATCTCCACCCCGCCCGTCACCAGCGCGCGTGCCCCGACCAGCGAGTCGTGCCCAATCACCGCGTCGTCCAGGATCACCGCGCCGATTCCGACCAGTACACGATCCTGAACGGTGCAACCATGAACCACCGCGCTGTGCCCCACCGTGACGTCATCGCCAAGCCGGGTGGGACTGGTCCGGTTGGTGACGTGCACGACCGCGTTGTCCTGGATGTTGGTTCGGTCGCCGATGCGCACCCAATGCACGTCTCCTCGGATGGTCACGTTGAACCAGACGCTGCACTGCTCGCCGAAAACCACGTCTCCGGAGACATCCGCCGAATGCGCAATCCAGGTGCTTTCCGGCACCGTGGGGTGAACTCCCAGAAAAGGGTGGAGCATCAGGCCTTGAGTTTGGACTTCATTTCGGACAGAAGCACCAGGGCGTCGATGGGGGTCATCCGGTCCGGCTCGATCTCACGCAGGCGGCGCATCACTTCCTCTCGCACGGGGTCTTCCTGGAAGAGACTCATTTGACCCGGGTCACGCACCAGGGTTGGCGGAGACACTTCGCCCCGCGATCCGCCGACGGCCAACTGCTGGCCTTCAAGATGGTGCAGAATCTCGCGAGCACGGCTGATGACTTCCTGTGGCAAACCGGCCATGCGCGCGACTTCAATGCCGTAGGAGTGGTCGGCACCCCCTGCCACCAGGCGCCGGAGGAAGACCACGCGGCCTTCGTGCTCCTGTACCTGAACCCGGAAATTCCGAATGCGCCCGTACTGAAGAGCGAGCTCGTTCAACTCATGGTAATGCGTCGCAAACAGCGTGCGAGCCGCCACCCGGGGCGTCTCGTGCAGGAATTCTACCAGTGACCACGCAATCGAGAGCCCATCGAAGGTACTCGTTCCCCTTCCGACCTCGTCCAGGAGTATGAGTGAGTCCTGGCTGGCATTGTTGAGGATGTTGGCGGCTTCGTTCATCTCAACCAGGAACGTCGACTCTCCTGCCATGAGATTGTCGCTCGCACCAACCCGCGTAAAGATTCGGTCTACCAGGCCGATGCGTGCGCGCTCAGCCGGCACGAACCCGCCCACTTGTGCCAGGAGCACAATCAGTCCTACCTGCCTGAGCACCACACTCTTGCCGGCCATGTTGGGGCCGGTGATGATCAGAATCTGCTCCGCCGTACGGTCCAGATGCACCGAATTCGGGATGAACGGCTCGCCAGGGGGCAGTAGCGCCTCGACCACTGGATGACGGCCGTCCGTGATTTCGATGACTCCGGAATCGTCGACTTCGGGACGGCAGTAGCGATTGCGGACCGCTGTCTCGGCCAGTGAGCAGAACACATCCGCACTGCCGATCAGGTGGGCATTCAGTTGGAGACCGGCCGTCTCCTCGGCAACGTGGTCGCGAACGCCCGCAAACAGTTCGGCCTCCAACCTCCCCAGACGCTCCTCCGCAGACAGGATCTTCTCCTCGAACTCCTTCAGCTCCGGCGTGATGTAGCGCTCCGCGTTGACCAGCGTCTGCTTGCGGATATAGGTCTCGGGGACCTTGTCGCGGTGGGCGTTGGTGACCTCGAGGTAGTAGCCGAAGACCTTGTTGTAGCCAATCTTCAGGGATGGAATACCTGTTCGCTCGGACTCGCTCTGCTGCAGGCGAGCGAGGTAGGACTTCCCGGAACGAGCGAGCTCGCGCACCTCATCCAGATCCGGATCGTAGCCCTCCCGAATGACACCGCCGTCCTTCAGCGTGGCCGGCAGTTCATCGGCCAGCCCACGGTCAAGCAAGTCGCGCAGTGTGGTCAGCGGATCGAGCGTCCCGCCCACCCGGCCGAGTTCACCCTCCTGGTCAGCCAGGCGTTCCTTGACGGAGGGAATCTGGCGCAGGGCCTCCCTGAGATGCTGCAGATCCCGCGGAGACGCACGTCCGGTGGCCGCCCTGGCCGTGATTCGGGCAATGTCTCCGACCGGCTTCAGGTCTTCTGAGAGGCCTGCGCGAAGCTCCGCGTTCTCGGCCAACATGGCCACCGCACCCTGCCGGGCGTGGATTGAATCCAGGTCCTTGAGCGGCCGAAGCAGCCAGTTCCGCAGCAGCCGACCTCCCATCGGCGTGCAGGTGTTGTCCAGGATCGCAATGAGGGATCCATCCTCTCCCCCCTGCATGGAGGACACCAGCTCGAGATTGCGTTTGGTTTGAGGGTCGAGCGCCATGTGCGCGTCCGTCGAGACCGGTACCAGACGCGTGATGTGAGGCAGCTTCCCTTGCTGGGTCTCCGACAGGTAATGCAGCGTCACCCCCGCCGCGACCGCCGCAGCGGCCATGCGCTCCATCCCGAACCCCTTGAGGGAGTGCACCCCAAAGTGGCCGAGGAGCGTGTCTCGGGCGAACTCGGCATCGAATACCCACTCATCCCGCTTGGTCACTACCCATGGCCCCGATGGAGCACGGCTTCGCTCGACGGTGCTGATGAGAATCTCCGCAGGCCCAATGGTCTGAAGGACCTCCGGCAACTGGTAGGCCTGCGCCTCGGCAGCGTGGAATTCAGCCGTCGAGACGTCGACCCAGGCCACGCCCACCTGATCGTCCGCGCTGGAGCCGCTGAAGTGAACACATGCGAGGTAGTTGGACCGTTTCGGGTCGAGTAGCCGCTCCGAAAGAGAAACACCGGGCGTGACCACCTCCACGACGCCCCGCTTCACGACGCCCTTGGCCTGCTTGGGGTCCTCCAGTTGCTCGCAGACGGCGACGCGCAAGCCGGCTGCCACCAGTTTCGGCAAGTAGGAGTCGACGGCGTGGTGCGGAAAGCCGGCCAGCGGAACGTCGGCGGCCTTGCCGTTCGACCGCTTTGTGAGCGTGATGCCCAAAACCTTGTGCATGGTTTTGGCATCCTCGCCGAACGTCTCGTAGAAATCTCCCATCCGGAACAGCAGAACGGTGTCCGGATGACGTTCCTTGATGCGGTAGTACTGCCGCATCAGGGGGGTCTGGCCTTTGTTGGAAGCCTTGCTCAAATGGACGGGGGTGCTCTGTAGACCGGGCAGAATCCAAGCTATCCGAGAGTCCTCCGAAAGGCAAAGGCAAGGCTCCGAGGGCAGGCTATCTTCCTGAGGATTTTTGACCACCGGAGCATGGCATTCCAAACCATCATCACGCCCGAGCAACTGCTCAGCGAGCGCGACCCGGACTGGGTAGTGATCGACTGCCGGTTCTCGCTTAATGACCCCGACGCGGGCCAGCGGGAATATGCCGAGGCCCACATTCCAGGCGCGTTCTACGCGCACCTGAACCGTGACCTCTCCGGCCGTATCGTGCCCGGGTCAACAGGCCGCCACCCGATACCTGAGGCGGCCGATTTCCGGGCGCTCATGGGCTCCTGGGGCGCGCGACCCGGGGTCCAGGTGGTGGTCTACGATCATGGGCCAGGAGCCATTGCCGCACGGTTGTGGTGGCTGTTTCGCCACCACGGGCATGCCTCCGTTGCTGTCCTCGAAGGCGGGTACCAGGCCTGGATTGGTGCCGAGCTGCCGCTCTCTGCGGATGCCCCGGCTGTCCACGAGGGCACCTATCCCGAGCGGGCACCCATTGCCCGCGCAGCCACGCCCGCAGAATTTGGCGGGGCGCGTTTGGTAGATGCTCGCAGCTCCGAGCGGTATCGGGGCGATCACGAGCCCATCGACAGCCGGGCCGGCCACATACCTGGGGCGGCCTCACGTCCATTTGGAGATAATCTGGACGACGACTGGCACTTCCTCCCTCCTGATCAACTTCGGGAACGCTTCGAGGGACTGGGGCCTGCCGCAGATCAGATCCACTATTGCGGCTCCGGTGTGACTGCGGCTCACAATCTGCTGGCCCTGGAAATCGCCGGCCTGTACGGCGCGCGCCTCTACGTGGGCTCGTGGAGCGACTGGATCACCGACCCTGAGCACCCGGTCGCCACCGGCGACGAGTAGGGGCGCGCTGGTGTGTAGATGGGGACTACACAGGACTGGCGCCTTCTAGAAGATGCGCGCAGCCCCGATTCCCCACGACCATGCCGGGTCGTCCAGGCGCCGAACCAGGTCGACGCGCAGCATGCCGAACAGGCCCGAGATGGATAGTCCAAGCTCATGCACCCACGCATCCACCAGATTCGGTTGCCACCTGTCGGCCAGTCGTGGTTGCGTGTTGCGGGGCTGATTCTCCGGCCTGAGCCAGGTCCGACCGTGCCCTCCAAACGCGATAATGCCGAGGCCCTCATCCACCGCCCAGCGCCATCCCAGGCGTTCGAACGGTACCGTGCGAAAATGGTGCTCCCACGTAACCAGAGCGGACCGATCACCCTCAAGGGGCCGCCCCTGCAAGGACCGCAGACTACCCGGCCTCGACCCGAACCCGGCTCCGTCCACCGACCAAAGTCGGTACTGAGGAA containing:
- the purD gene encoding phosphoribosylamine--glycine ligase, producing the protein MRILVVGSGGREHAITWALTRDESAHDVFVAPGNPGTGVIARNVPIAADDLDGLVAFAKEQSIELCVVGPEVPLVAGLVDRLSELGIPSMGPKAGAARLEGSKAFAKAFMDRYGIPTAGHRTFTDYNLALAHIREQGAPIVVKASGLAAGKGAVVCATLEEAESALSAMMQDRQFGDAADEVVVEEFMTGEEASVFALCDGKNYVLLSPAQDHKRIGEGDTGPNTGGMGAYAPAPVMTEGLIRETCETIIEPTLRGMAAEGHPYTGVLYVGLMITPEGPKVVEYNCRLGDPETQAVMMLLASDAAGLFHACATGRLAETSVELYDGAAACVVLASDGYPGAYAKGCGITGVAEASTVSGVQVFHAGTRVGKRGLETSGGRVMAVAARGDDLAEALARCYAGIEHIRFDGQQFRRDIGQKGLVRLQTL
- a CDS encoding glycosyltransferase, translating into MAVLVLPVAVHLAVGLLLVWQLRQPAPRVGGEEHHRKAAPGPVPIDSGPHNLPAACCLVAARDESANIDACLAALTAQSVPLDIVVIDDHSSDDTATKVAAWSRHFPDRVRLISGGPGKVAALQAGFEQSEAACVLTTDADCRPPQGWAQGLLDHLPAFDTVGGTTMVRAGAPIEQLDWAILLGTAAASSELGKPLTAMGNNMAFRRRALQAAGGFDAAGDSVTEDYALFRLLARRGPVGLVMTPETLNWTEPVGSLAALFRQRRRWALGATESLSGQNAAVLLGTFIAYLAPWLLLALAPAVALACFVLRWMVQAALAGAVADRLKIRLPLAWVPAHDLLISLYTVAIPFTLASRRTRWKGRTRYQGS
- a CDS encoding gamma carbonic anhydrase family protein, whose protein sequence is MLHPFLGVHPTVPESTWIAHSADVSGDVVFGEQCSVWFNVTIRGDVHWVRIGDRTNIQDNAVVHVTNRTSPTRLGDDVTVGHSAVVHGCTVQDRVLVGIGAVILDDAVIGHDSLVGARALVTGGVEIPPRSLVLGAPARVVRELTDEEVDRVAAFASNYVTYSRIYMGVDSPAENPWYDRGSAPER
- the mutS gene encoding DNA mismatch repair protein MutS — its product is MSKASNKGQTPLMRQYYRIKERHPDTVLLFRMGDFYETFGEDAKTMHKVLGITLTKRSNGKAADVPLAGFPHHAVDSYLPKLVAAGLRVAVCEQLEDPKQAKGVVKRGVVEVVTPGVSLSERLLDPKRSNYLACVHFSGSSADDQVGVAWVDVSTAEFHAAEAQAYQLPEVLQTIGPAEILISTVERSRAPSGPWVVTKRDEWVFDAEFARDTLLGHFGVHSLKGFGMERMAAAAVAAGVTLHYLSETQQGKLPHITRLVPVSTDAHMALDPQTKRNLELVSSMQGGEDGSLIAILDNTCTPMGGRLLRNWLLRPLKDLDSIHARQGAVAMLAENAELRAGLSEDLKPVGDIARITARAATGRASPRDLQHLREALRQIPSVKERLADQEGELGRVGGTLDPLTTLRDLLDRGLADELPATLKDGGVIREGYDPDLDEVRELARSGKSYLARLQQSESERTGIPSLKIGYNKVFGYYLEVTNAHRDKVPETYIRKQTLVNAERYITPELKEFEEKILSAEERLGRLEAELFAGVRDHVAEETAGLQLNAHLIGSADVFCSLAETAVRNRYCRPEVDDSGVIEITDGRHPVVEALLPPGEPFIPNSVHLDRTAEQILIITGPNMAGKSVVLRQVGLIVLLAQVGGFVPAERARIGLVDRIFTRVGASDNLMAGESTFLVEMNEAANILNNASQDSLILLDEVGRGTSTFDGLSIAWSLVEFLHETPRVAARTLFATHYHELNELALQYGRIRNFRVQVQEHEGRVVFLRRLVAGGADHSYGIEVARMAGLPQEVISRAREILHHLEGQQLAVGGSRGEVSPPTLVRDPGQMSLFQEDPVREEVMRRLREIEPDRMTPIDALVLLSEMKSKLKA
- a CDS encoding sulfurtransferase, whose translation is MAFQTIITPEQLLSERDPDWVVIDCRFSLNDPDAGQREYAEAHIPGAFYAHLNRDLSGRIVPGSTGRHPIPEAADFRALMGSWGARPGVQVVVYDHGPGAIAARLWWLFRHHGHASVAVLEGGYQAWIGAELPLSADAPAVHEGTYPERAPIARAATPAEFGGARLVDARSSERYRGDHEPIDSRAGHIPGAASRPFGDNLDDDWHFLPPDQLRERFEGLGPAADQIHYCGSGVTAAHNLLALEIAGLYGARLYVGSWSDWITDPEHPVATGDE